In the Isosphaeraceae bacterium EP7 genome, one interval contains:
- a CDS encoding AAA family ATPase gives MRKIAWLSEKGGVGKSTCAINTAAGLARRGSRVLLVDADPQANATLVLTEGKGSGGASLSHVLLDRADAEEAIIPTRFERLDLLPSDGTLADANVTLAGELGRERRLAVAMRDVEKAYDYVVVDTSPARSLVNVNVLCFVDEVYCPIDPGLFALAGLAKLQDAIEEVRKYLDNARLKISGLVLTRAGSNNLSRDVEARLREMFGPLVMTTTIPENIRIGEAHSLFLPVLDHSPKSAGAKAYESLTTEILSHGRETTRTRPAARKPASTDHAA, from the coding sequence ATGAGAAAGATCGCATGGCTGTCCGAGAAGGGCGGCGTGGGCAAGAGCACGTGCGCGATCAACACGGCCGCCGGCCTCGCACGTCGCGGCTCGCGTGTGCTTCTGGTCGATGCCGACCCGCAGGCCAATGCCACGCTGGTGCTCACCGAAGGGAAGGGGAGCGGGGGCGCGAGCCTGTCTCACGTCCTCCTCGATCGCGCCGACGCGGAAGAGGCGATCATCCCGACGCGGTTCGAGCGGCTCGACCTGCTCCCCTCGGACGGCACGCTCGCGGACGCCAACGTCACCCTGGCCGGCGAACTCGGCCGGGAACGCCGGCTCGCGGTGGCCATGCGGGACGTCGAGAAGGCCTACGATTACGTCGTCGTGGACACCAGCCCGGCCCGATCGCTCGTGAACGTCAACGTCCTCTGCTTCGTCGATGAAGTGTACTGCCCAATCGATCCGGGCCTCTTCGCGCTCGCCGGGCTGGCCAAGTTGCAGGACGCCATCGAGGAAGTCCGCAAGTACCTCGACAACGCCAGGCTCAAGATCAGCGGGCTAGTCCTCACCCGAGCCGGCTCGAATAACCTGAGCCGCGACGTCGAGGCCAGGCTCCGGGAGATGTTCGGGCCCCTGGTCATGACCACGACCATCCCCGAGAACATCCGGATCGGCGAGGCCCACAGCCTCTTCCTGCCGGTCCTCGACCACTCGCCCAAGTCCGCCGGCGCGAAGGCGTACGAGTCCCTGACGACGGAGATCCTGAGCCATGGCCGAGAGACGACCCGGACTCGCCCCGCTGCCCGCAAGCCTGCTTCGACCGACCACGCAGCCTGA